A section of the Rhodobacter sp. genome encodes:
- a CDS encoding inositol monophosphatase has product MQGSANLNLMIKAVRKAGRSLVKDFREVENLQVSAKGPGDFVSKADREAERILKEELLAGRPNYGWLGEETGETEGTDPTRRWIVDPLDGTTNFLHGLPHWAISVALEHKGEIVAGVVFDAAKDEMFYAEKGLGAFMNETRLRVSGRRTMIECIFATGVPFGGRPALPATLQDLARLMPVCAGVRRWGSAALDLAYVAAGRYDGYWERGLNAWDVAAGVLLVKEAGGFFGPIRDGENPVESGNLIAANSAIYDSFGKIIRGRD; this is encoded by the coding sequence ATGCAGGGAAGCGCCAATCTCAATCTCATGATCAAGGCCGTCCGCAAAGCGGGCCGGTCGCTGGTCAAGGATTTCCGCGAGGTCGAGAACCTCCAGGTTTCGGCCAAGGGGCCGGGCGACTTCGTGTCGAAAGCCGACCGCGAGGCCGAACGGATCCTGAAAGAGGAGCTGTTGGCGGGCCGCCCCAACTATGGTTGGCTGGGCGAGGAAACCGGCGAGACCGAGGGCACAGACCCCACCCGACGCTGGATCGTCGATCCGCTGGACGGCACGACGAACTTCCTGCACGGCCTGCCGCACTGGGCGATCTCGGTCGCGCTGGAGCACAAGGGCGAGATCGTCGCCGGGGTCGTCTTCGACGCCGCCAAGGACGAGATGTTCTACGCCGAAAAAGGTCTGGGCGCCTTCATGAACGAAACCCGCCTGCGCGTGTCCGGGCGGCGCACGATGATCGAATGCATCTTTGCCACCGGCGTGCCCTTTGGCGGGCGTCCGGCGCTGCCCGCGACGCTTCAGGACCTGGCGCGGCTGATGCCCGTCTGCGCCGGCGTGCGGCGCTGGGGATCGGCGGCGCTGGACCTCGCCTATGTCGCTGCGGGGCGCTATGACGGCTACTGGGAACGCGGGCTGAATGCCTGGGACGTGGCGGCGGGCGTGCTGCTGGTCAAGGAAGCGGGCGGCTTCTTCGGCCCCATCCGCGACGGCGAGAATCCGGTCGAATCGGGCAACCTGATCGCTGCCAACAGCGCGATTTACGACAGCTTCGGAAAGATCATCCGCGGGCGCGACTGA
- a CDS encoding GNAT family N-acetyltransferase yields MLIRRPQDTDRADWERLYAGYAAFYQVEQTDAMRARVWGWIHDHEHEVEAYVAQDDSGALVGFTHFRPFARPLAAAVGGFLDDLYVTPEARGSGAARALIEAVAEEGRARGWSVIRWITAEDNARARALYDKLARATAWKTYDITL; encoded by the coding sequence ATGCTGATCAGACGCCCGCAGGATACGGACCGCGCCGACTGGGAGCGCCTCTATGCCGGCTACGCCGCGTTCTACCAGGTCGAACAGACCGACGCGATGCGCGCGCGTGTCTGGGGCTGGATCCATGACCACGAACACGAGGTCGAGGCCTATGTCGCCCAGGACGATTCCGGCGCATTGGTGGGTTTCACCCATTTCCGTCCCTTTGCCCGGCCCCTGGCCGCTGCCGTGGGCGGGTTCCTGGACGACCTCTACGTCACGCCCGAGGCCCGGGGATCGGGTGCCGCGCGCGCCTTGATCGAGGCCGTCGCCGAGGAAGGCCGCGCGCGTGGTTGGTCCGTCATCCGCTGGATCACCGCCGAGGACAACGCCCGCGCGCGCGCGCTTTACGACAAGCTGGCCAGGGCGACGGCCTGGAAAACCTACGACATCACCCTGTAA
- a CDS encoding class I SAM-dependent methyltransferase, translating to MLARLTHVPQAALPRTGMRCLDVGAGTGVFALYASDEGADVTATDVSEGMLARLSANDPERRVTAVRADWKDIDPEAHGWTGGFDLVLAQMMPGVRTPEDFLRMEACSRGWCVYIGWGRKRHDPWLDAVFAAHGASLPLPPGTPNALEQLVAIGRMVTPVWIKETWHPQRPMDAAVPDAISHLRMHGIAPDYDRIMAMARTHARGGIILEGATNEIGVLAWHTGP from the coding sequence ATGCTGGCGCGTCTCACCCATGTCCCGCAAGCGGCTCTGCCCCGGACCGGGATGCGCTGCCTCGATGTTGGTGCGGGCACCGGTGTCTTTGCGCTCTATGCGTCCGATGAGGGCGCGGATGTCACCGCCACCGATGTTTCCGAGGGGATGCTGGCCCGTCTCTCGGCCAACGATCCCGAACGACGCGTGACGGCGGTCCGCGCCGATTGGAAAGACATCGACCCCGAAGCACACGGCTGGACCGGCGGTTTTGATCTGGTCCTGGCGCAGATGATGCCCGGTGTCCGAACGCCCGAGGATTTTCTCCGCATGGAGGCCTGTTCCCGTGGCTGGTGCGTCTATATCGGTTGGGGCCGCAAACGCCATGACCCCTGGCTCGACGCGGTGTTCGCCGCGCATGGCGCCTCGCTCCCTCTGCCGCCGGGGACGCCGAACGCGCTGGAGCAACTCGTTGCCATTGGGCGCATGGTAACGCCGGTCTGGATCAAAGAGACTTGGCATCCGCAACGCCCAATGGATGCCGCAGTTCCCGATGCGATATCTCATCTGCGGATGCACGGGATCGCGCCGGACTACGACCGCATTATGGCCATGGCACGTACACACGCACGCGGTGGCATCATACTGGAAGGCGCTACGAATGAGATCGGTGTGCTGGCTTGGCACACAGGCCCCTAA
- a CDS encoding glycosyltransferase, translated as MLPQTGVGGMGQAESRARDPDGAVHGAVAVAVADSAAPHLASVPADPPPGIARPQLGAILLRNGAIRADDLVRALELQTRRKAHLGDILRAHGLASDQAVMAALAEQFGTSVIDPAHSRPDPRLIDRLGPRRCLQIGCLPWSRAGACTLVACARPDQFHLHRDEIEAALGPVAMAVIPEPDLHAALLGSRRSALRLMAETCVAAEESCRLWNGQRFSRLAAAAAIAMLAATVAAPLAAFLGLFGLVLVFLVAGNLLKIAAAIANSRPRAAADSTVRGLRKPAVSIMVPLYREPDIAPRLVKRLGALTYPRELLDVMLVCEEDDHLTRDALAANRLPHWMRVIPVPDSALRTKPRALNYALNFARGEVIGVYDAEDAPAPDQLHRVVERFAAAGPDLACIQGVLDYYNPRTNWLSRCFTIEYAAWFRMILPGLARLGLVVPLGGTTLFFRRETLDRLGGWDAHNVTEDADLGLRLARHGYRTELMDSVTLEEANCRVWPWVKQRSRWLKGYAMTYAVHMRDPGLLWRQLGAWRFWGVQVLFLGTLVQFLLAPILWSFWLMLFGMGHPLTAALPHGALTGVAAMFLLSEVAGLAINIAALKSPHHRFLRPWTLSLHLYFPLAAVAAWKGCWEMISSPFYWDKTTHGIHDTAATTGPVRGPVSGS; from the coding sequence ATGCTGCCGCAAACTGGGGTGGGCGGCATGGGACAGGCAGAGAGTCGCGCGCGCGATCCGGACGGGGCGGTGCACGGCGCCGTCGCCGTCGCCGTGGCGGATTCGGCCGCGCCGCACCTTGCAAGCGTGCCGGCTGACCCGCCACCTGGGATCGCGCGCCCGCAACTGGGCGCGATCTTGCTGCGCAACGGGGCGATCCGCGCCGACGATCTGGTGCGGGCGCTGGAACTTCAGACCCGGCGCAAGGCGCATCTGGGTGACATCCTGCGCGCGCATGGCCTGGCGTCGGATCAGGCGGTCATGGCGGCCCTGGCGGAACAGTTCGGCACCAGCGTGATCGATCCGGCGCACTCGCGGCCCGACCCGCGACTGATCGACCGGCTGGGCCCGCGCCGCTGCCTGCAAATCGGCTGCCTGCCCTGGTCGCGCGCCGGCGCCTGCACCCTGGTCGCCTGCGCCCGCCCCGACCAGTTCCACCTGCACCGCGACGAGATCGAGGCCGCGCTCGGCCCGGTGGCGATGGCCGTGATCCCCGAACCCGACCTGCACGCGGCACTTCTGGGCTCGCGGCGCAGCGCCCTGCGCCTGATGGCCGAAACCTGCGTCGCGGCCGAGGAAAGCTGCCGCTTGTGGAACGGTCAGCGTTTCAGCCGCCTGGCCGCCGCCGCCGCGATCGCGATGCTGGCCGCGACCGTCGCCGCGCCGCTGGCCGCCTTCCTGGGCCTGTTCGGTCTGGTGCTGGTGTTCCTGGTCGCCGGCAACCTGCTGAAGATCGCCGCCGCCATCGCCAACAGCCGCCCACGCGCGGCCGCCGACAGCACCGTCCGCGGGCTGCGCAAGCCGGCGGTGTCGATCATGGTGCCGCTCTATCGCGAACCGGACATCGCGCCGCGCCTGGTGAAACGGCTGGGCGCGCTGACCTACCCGCGCGAGTTGCTGGACGTCATGCTGGTCTGCGAGGAAGACGACCACCTGACCCGCGACGCGCTGGCCGCCAACCGCCTGCCCCACTGGATGCGGGTCATTCCGGTGCCCGACAGCGCCCTGCGCACCAAGCCGCGCGCGCTGAACTATGCGCTCAACTTCGCCCGGGGCGAGGTTATCGGCGTCTACGACGCCGAGGACGCGCCCGCGCCCGACCAGTTGCACCGCGTTGTCGAACGCTTCGCCGCCGCCGGGCCGGACCTGGCGTGCATCCAGGGGGTGCTGGACTATTACAACCCCCGCACCAACTGGCTGAGCCGCTGTTTCACGATCGAATACGCCGCGTGGTTCCGCATGATCCTGCCCGGCCTGGCGCGTCTGGGCCTGGTGGTGCCGCTGGGCGGCACGACATTGTTCTTTCGCCGCGAAACGCTGGACCGGCTGGGCGGCTGGGACGCGCACAACGTGACCGAGGACGCCGATCTGGGCCTCCGCCTGGCGCGGCACGGCTATCGCACCGAACTGATGGACAGCGTCACGCTGGAAGAGGCGAACTGCCGCGTCTGGCCCTGGGTCAAGCAACGCTCGCGCTGGCTCAAGGGCTATGCGATGACCTACGCGGTGCACATGCGCGACCCGGGCCTGTTGTGGCGGCAACTGGGCGCATGGCGGTTCTGGGGGGTGCAGGTGCTGTTCCTGGGCACGCTGGTGCAGTTCCTTCTGGCCCCGATTCTGTGGAGCTTCTGGCTGATGCTGTTCGGGATGGGCCATCCGCTGACCGCCGCCCTGCCGCACGGCGCGCTGACCGGGGTGGCGGCGATGTTCCTGCTGTCCGAGGTCGCCGGGCTGGCGATCAACATCGCCGCGCTGAAAAGCCCCCACCACCGGTTCCTCAGGCCCTGGACGCTGAGCCTGCACCTGTATTTCCCGCTGGCCGCCGTCGCCGCCTGGAAGGGCTGCTGGGAAATGATCTCGAGCCCGTTCTACTGGGACAAGACGACCCACGGCATCCACGACACGGCCGCCACCACTGGGCCGGTGCGCGGCCCGGTGAGCGGTTCCTAG
- a CDS encoding ABC transporter ATP-binding protein → MLHVSEIGFAYRNRTVLERIGFELRPGRILVILGPNGVGKTTLIRCLNAIHKPSAGAVLLEGEDLLRLSPPRMAKRVGYVAQRTETARLTVYDAVLMGRKPHMGLRVAQADRDKTGAAIAQLGLEPLALRHIDELSGGELQKVAIARALVQEPRLLLLDEPTSALDLRNQFEILTLLRDAVRERGMATVMTMHDLNTALRFADEVLLIKGGNILAHVPADGITPDLIEATYGLPVAIHHLDGVPVVVPQFRKDASHAAE, encoded by the coding sequence ATGCTACATGTTTCCGAGATCGGTTTCGCCTACCGCAACCGGACGGTGCTTGAGCGCATCGGTTTCGAGCTGCGGCCGGGACGCATCCTCGTCATCCTCGGCCCCAATGGGGTGGGCAAGACTACGCTGATCCGGTGCCTGAACGCGATTCACAAGCCCTCTGCAGGTGCGGTGCTGCTCGAGGGCGAAGACCTGCTGCGGCTCTCGCCACCCCGCATGGCAAAGCGGGTGGGTTATGTCGCGCAACGCACGGAAACGGCGCGGCTGACGGTCTATGACGCGGTGCTGATGGGTCGCAAGCCGCATATGGGGCTGCGGGTCGCCCAGGCCGACCGCGACAAGACCGGAGCCGCCATCGCCCAGCTGGGGCTGGAACCGCTGGCGCTGCGCCATATCGACGAGCTTTCCGGCGGCGAGCTGCAGAAGGTCGCCATCGCGCGCGCGCTGGTGCAGGAACCGCGCCTGCTCTTGCTAGACGAACCGACCAGCGCGCTGGACCTGCGCAATCAGTTCGAGATCCTGACACTGCTGCGCGACGCGGTGCGCGAACGCGGCATGGCCACGGTGATGACGATGCACGATCTGAACACCGCACTGCGCTTTGCCGACGAGGTGCTGCTGATCAAGGGCGGGAACATCCTCGCCCATGTGCCGGCAGACGGGATAACCCCGGATCTGATCGAGGCCACCTATGGCCTGCCGGTCGCCATTCACCATCTCGACGGCGTGCCCGTCGTGGTTCCCCAATTCCGAAAGGACGCATCCCATGCCGCAGAGTGA
- a CDS encoding copper chaperone PCu(A)C, producing MKRLAFALALLALPAAAHEVTTGSLVIDHPYALETVTTAMSGAGYMTITNTGSDPDRLLEVRADFPRVTLHGTQTDAQGVTRMIPVEGIEIAAGETVTLAPGGMHVMFMGLDGDPFEEGERIPATLVFERAGEIAVEFWVEPRDGGMTGHEGHDHGSLEPAVDPVQSAAVEAALRDVLGADTDLGPVAIAGNASVLSWRVAGVAGRAFLREEAGEWSVILLSGESLRFAATFRSLGLPPRRAIDLEQAVAATEAILTAEEGARYDGFAGTLFLGDG from the coding sequence ATGAAACGCCTTGCCTTCGCCCTTGCTCTCCTGGCGCTCCCCGCCGCCGCCCACGAGGTGACCACCGGCAGCCTCGTGATCGACCACCCCTACGCGCTGGAAACGGTGACCACCGCCATGTCCGGCGCGGGCTACATGACCATCACCAACACCGGCAGCGATCCCGACCGCCTGCTGGAAGTGCGGGCCGATTTCCCCCGTGTGACGCTGCACGGCACGCAAACCGACGCGCAGGGCGTGACCCGGATGATTCCGGTCGAAGGCATCGAGATCGCGGCGGGCGAGACGGTGACGCTCGCACCCGGCGGCATGCACGTCATGTTCATGGGGCTCGACGGCGACCCCTTCGAGGAGGGCGAGCGCATCCCCGCCACGCTGGTCTTCGAACGCGCGGGCGAGATCGCGGTGGAATTCTGGGTCGAACCGCGCGACGGCGGCATGACAGGGCATGAGGGGCACGATCACGGCAGTCTCGAGCCTGCCGTCGATCCAGTGCAATCGGCCGCGGTCGAAGCCGCCCTGCGCGATGTTCTGGGTGCCGACACGGATCTTGGACCCGTTGCCATCGCTGGAAATGCCTCGGTCTTGTCATGGCGGGTCGCGGGCGTGGCTGGCCGGGCCTTTCTGCGCGAAGAGGCAGGCGAATGGTCCGTGATCCTCCTTTCGGGGGAAAGCCTGCGCTTTGCTGCGACGTTTCGGTCGCTTGGTCTGCCGCCACGCCGGGCGATTGACCTCGAACAAGCCGTCGCGGCAACCGAGGCGATCCTGACCGCGGAAGAAGGCGCCCGGTATGACGGTTTCGCCGGAACGCTTTTTCTCGGAGACGGCTGA
- a CDS encoding ABC transporter substrate-binding protein, with protein sequence MKTILHAAALLAALTAAPAQAREITDALGRTVDIPDTVDRVICSGPGCLRLLTYLGATEMVVGVDEIETRPSADAPRAYAIAHPEFRDLPLIGQHRGRDNPELILALDPAPQVIIKTLSSIGVGHDDLSNQTGLPVVAVDVGDLAGERAAFDSALRIMGEVVGREARAEEVIAFIDGQIAEMGDRAARSSVEAPGVFIGGVAFQGAQGFNSTEPFYPPFDMLGLTNLARDGAPGTGRHSVVAREQIVAWDPQVLFLDLGTVRGQDVGGLHELRTDAAYQGLSAVTQGNLWGVLPNTLYHIEVGSILANAWFIGTITRPDTFRDVDPVARANEIETFLVGAPVFDAFNAAYDGLVFQRVSVE encoded by the coding sequence ATGAAGACCATTCTACACGCGGCTGCCCTGCTCGCCGCCCTCACAGCCGCCCCGGCCCAGGCCCGGGAAATCACCGACGCCCTTGGCCGGACCGTCGATATCCCCGACACTGTCGATCGGGTGATCTGTTCGGGCCCCGGCTGCCTGCGTCTGCTCACCTATCTCGGCGCCACGGAGATGGTGGTCGGCGTCGACGAGATCGAAACCCGACCCAGTGCCGACGCGCCCCGCGCCTATGCGATCGCCCATCCCGAATTCCGCGACCTGCCACTCATCGGGCAGCATCGCGGGCGCGACAATCCCGAGCTGATCCTCGCGCTCGATCCGGCACCGCAGGTCATCATCAAGACCCTGTCCTCGATCGGTGTCGGGCATGACGATCTGTCGAACCAGACCGGCCTGCCGGTCGTCGCCGTTGACGTCGGCGATCTGGCCGGCGAGCGCGCCGCCTTCGACAGCGCGCTGCGCATCATGGGCGAGGTCGTCGGTCGCGAGGCCCGCGCCGAGGAGGTCATCGCCTTCATCGACGGCCAAATCGCCGAGATGGGCGACCGGGCTGCGCGCTCGAGCGTCGAGGCGCCGGGCGTCTTCATCGGCGGCGTCGCCTTTCAGGGCGCGCAGGGATTCAACAGCACCGAGCCGTTCTATCCGCCCTTTGACATGCTGGGCCTGACCAACCTCGCCCGCGACGGCGCACCGGGAACCGGCCGCCACAGCGTCGTGGCGCGCGAACAGATCGTGGCCTGGGATCCCCAGGTCCTGTTTCTTGATCTTGGCACGGTGCGCGGGCAGGATGTCGGCGGGCTTCACGAGTTGCGCACGGATGCCGCCTATCAGGGGCTGAGCGCGGTGACGCAGGGCAATCTGTGGGGCGTGCTGCCCAATACGCTCTATCACATCGAGGTCGGCTCGATCCTCGCCAATGCCTGGTTCATCGGCACCATCACCCGGCCCGACACGTTCCGCGATGTCGATCCGGTCGCAAGAGCGAACGAGATCGAGACCTTCCTTGTCGGCGCGCCGGTCTTCGATGCGTTCAATGCCGCCTATGACGGGCTGGTATTTCAGCGCGTGTCGGTCGAATGA
- the carA gene encoding glutamine-hydrolyzing carbamoyl-phosphate synthase small subunit has product MPAASAQPRPTACLVLADGTIFYGHGFGATGETVAELCFNTAMTGYQEIMTDPSYAGQIVTFTFPHVGNVGVNADDDEAQQAVAEGMVVKWDPTEPSNWRAADDLTHWLARQGRIGVGGIDTRRLTRAIRQQGAPHVALAHDPEGNFDLDRLLARARGWKGLVGLDLAKDVTCAQSYRWNEMRWAWPEGYKPQTAPRHKVVAIDYGAKKNILRCLASSGCDVTVLPASATADEVLALNPDGVFLSNGPGDPAATGEYAVPMIKGVLAADLPVFGICLGHQMLALALGARTVKMNHGHHGANHPVKDRETGKVEITSMNHGFTVDSQTLPAGVLETHVSLFDGSNCGIRLADKPVFSVQYHPEASPGPQDSYYLFERFAAAMDARKAAA; this is encoded by the coding sequence ATGCCCGCAGCTTCCGCGCAGCCGCGCCCGACCGCTTGCCTCGTTCTTGCCGACGGAACCATCTTTTACGGTCACGGCTTTGGCGCGACCGGCGAGACGGTGGCGGAACTGTGCTTCAACACCGCGATGACCGGCTATCAGGAGATCATGACCGATCCCTCGTATGCCGGGCAGATCGTCACCTTCACCTTTCCCCATGTCGGCAATGTCGGCGTCAATGCCGACGACGACGAGGCCCAGCAGGCTGTCGCCGAGGGCATGGTGGTGAAATGGGACCCGACCGAGCCCTCGAACTGGCGCGCCGCGGACGACCTGACGCATTGGCTGGCCCGGCAGGGACGCATCGGCGTCGGCGGGATCGACACCCGCCGCCTGACCCGCGCCATCCGGCAGCAGGGCGCGCCGCATGTCGCGCTGGCGCACGACCCCGAGGGGAACTTTGACCTGGATCGCCTGCTGGCGCGCGCGCGCGGCTGGAAGGGTTTGGTCGGGCTCGATCTGGCCAAGGACGTGACCTGCGCGCAAAGCTACCGCTGGAACGAAATGCGCTGGGCCTGGCCCGAGGGCTACAAGCCGCAGACCGCGCCGCGCCACAAGGTGGTCGCCATCGATTATGGCGCGAAGAAGAACATCCTGCGCTGCCTGGCCTCGTCGGGCTGCGACGTGACGGTGTTGCCGGCCTCGGCAACCGCGGACGAGGTGCTGGCGCTGAACCCCGACGGCGTGTTCCTGTCGAACGGCCCGGGCGACCCCGCCGCGACCGGCGAATACGCGGTGCCGATGATCAAGGGCGTTCTGGCCGCGGACTTGCCCGTGTTCGGCATCTGCCTGGGTCACCAGATGCTGGCGCTGGCGCTGGGGGCGCGCACGGTCAAGATGAACCACGGCCACCACGGCGCGAACCATCCGGTCAAGGACCGCGAGACCGGCAAGGTCGAGATCACCTCGATGAACCACGGCTTCACGGTGGACAGCCAGACCCTGCCCGCGGGCGTGCTGGAAACCCATGTCTCGCTGTTCGACGGATCGAACTGCGGCATCCGGCTGGCCGACAAACCCGTCTTCTCGGTGCAATACCATCCCGAGGCCAGCCCGGGCCCGCAAGACAGCTATTACCTGTTCGAACGCTTCGCCGCGGCGATGGACGCGCGCAAGGCCGCGGCCTGA
- a CDS encoding metallophosphoesterase yields MGTVDIIPDIHGQIAKLRGALDALGWRRGPAGWIHPDPERTIVFLGDFIDRGPENRAVIHLVRDLIDSGKARAIMGNHELNALQFHTAHPETGQPLRTHSEKNLRQHASFLAEFPVGAVETREALAWMRSLPLFLEAEGFRAVHACWVDPTIDRVRALSGNGVLSEEQLIRAADPADVLFHHAEEITKGPEHRLPDGFAFRDKDGTHRDHVRLQWWNAGARTWRDIAISVPVPDDLPDGPLPGTLMAQTYPAHERPVFFGHYWLSGNPVLQAPNALCLDYSAGKDGPLVTYELHPGETLLSPDRVWLHAIPD; encoded by the coding sequence ATGGGAACAGTCGATATCATCCCCGACATCCACGGGCAGATCGCCAAACTGCGGGGAGCGCTCGATGCCCTCGGATGGCGGCGGGGTCCGGCGGGCTGGATCCATCCCGACCCGGAGCGGACCATCGTCTTTCTGGGCGACTTCATCGACCGTGGACCAGAGAACCGGGCCGTCATTCACCTGGTGCGCGACCTGATCGACAGCGGCAAGGCCCGCGCGATCATGGGCAACCACGAGCTCAATGCCCTTCAATTCCACACGGCCCACCCCGAGACCGGCCAGCCCCTCCGCACGCATTCGGAGAAGAACCTGCGCCAGCACGCAAGCTTCCTGGCGGAGTTCCCCGTCGGTGCCGTCGAGACCCGCGAGGCGCTGGCGTGGATGCGCAGCCTCCCGCTGTTTCTGGAAGCTGAGGGATTCCGCGCCGTGCATGCCTGCTGGGTCGACCCCACGATCGACCGCGTGCGGGCGCTATCCGGGAACGGCGTTTTGTCCGAAGAGCAGTTGATCCGCGCGGCTGATCCTGCCGACGTGCTTTTCCACCATGCCGAGGAAATCACGAAGGGGCCCGAACACCGGCTTCCCGATGGGTTTGCATTCCGCGACAAAGACGGCACCCACCGGGATCACGTTCGGCTGCAATGGTGGAATGCAGGGGCCCGGACCTGGCGTGACATCGCTATCTCGGTTCCTGTTCCGGATGATCTGCCCGATGGACCACTACCGGGAACCCTGATGGCGCAGACCTATCCCGCCCACGAACGCCCCGTCTTCTTCGGTCACTACTGGCTCAGCGGCAATCCGGTCCTGCAGGCTCCGAACGCGCTGTGCCTCGACTATTCAGCCGGTAAGGATGGGCCGCTGGTCACATACGAACTGCACCCGGGTGAGACGTTGCTCTCCCCCGACCGGGTTTGGCTTCACGCGATCCCTGACTAA
- a CDS encoding iron ABC transporter permease, producing the protein MTDAAAHIGAGYRAYTTRKLVIVALIGLALVPALIAALSLGPAAIPANEVARTLIGLEVPRRSELIVWNIRLPQALAAIVAGAGLAVAGAAMQSILRNPLGSPFTLGISQAAAFGAAFAVMILDTGTPQGANAASVAIQDPTTTTASAFAFALLAAAIITLVARLRGSAPEVMVLTGVALGALFSAGTAFLQFFADDIQLAAIVFWTFGDTARVDWSELSILSALTGVACLYFLAQSWNYNAIDAGDETARGLGVRVDGLRIFGMVMASLLTAVSIAFLGIIGFVGLVVPHMIRRVIGADHRFLIPASIFGGGLLLLLADTAARLILSPHVLPVSVLTAFMGAPVFVFLILRGRR; encoded by the coding sequence ATGACGGACGCCGCCGCACATATAGGCGCGGGATACCGCGCCTATACCACCCGCAAGCTGGTGATCGTTGCGTTGATCGGGTTGGCGCTGGTCCCGGCGCTGATCGCCGCCTTGTCGCTGGGTCCCGCCGCAATTCCGGCAAATGAGGTCGCGCGCACGCTGATCGGGCTCGAGGTGCCGCGCCGGTCCGAGCTCATCGTCTGGAACATCCGGCTTCCGCAGGCGCTGGCGGCCATTGTCGCCGGGGCCGGGCTGGCGGTGGCGGGAGCGGCAATGCAGTCGATCCTGCGCAATCCGCTGGGCTCGCCCTTCACGCTGGGCATATCGCAGGCGGCGGCCTTTGGCGCGGCCTTCGCGGTGATGATCCTGGACACGGGCACACCGCAGGGCGCGAATGCTGCATCGGTGGCGATCCAGGACCCGACCACCACGACCGCCTCGGCGTTTGCCTTTGCCCTGCTTGCGGCAGCGATCATCACACTGGTCGCCCGCCTGCGCGGGTCCGCGCCCGAGGTGATGGTGCTGACCGGCGTGGCGCTTGGCGCGCTGTTCTCGGCCGGCACGGCCTTCCTGCAATTCTTCGCTGACGATATCCAACTGGCCGCCATCGTTTTCTGGACCTTTGGCGATACAGCGCGGGTGGACTGGTCCGAGTTGAGCATCCTTTCGGCGCTCACTGGAGTAGCCTGTCTCTATTTCCTCGCCCAGAGCTGGAATTACAACGCCATTGACGCCGGCGACGAAACCGCGCGCGGGCTGGGTGTGCGGGTCGACGGGCTGCGCATCTTCGGCATGGTCATGGCCTCGCTGCTGACCGCCGTTTCCATCGCCTTTCTGGGGATCATCGGCTTTGTCGGGCTGGTGGTGCCGCATATGATCCGCCGGGTGATCGGCGCCGATCACCGGTTCCTGATCCCGGCATCGATCTTTGGCGGCGGGCTCCTGTTGTTGCTGGCCGATACCGCGGCAAGACTGATCCTGTCGCCGCATGTGCTGCCGGTTTCGGTGCTGACGGCCTTCATGGGGGCACCGGTCTTCGTGTTTCTCATCCTCAGGGGGCGGCGCTGA